In one Musa acuminata AAA Group cultivar baxijiao chromosome BXJ2-5, Cavendish_Baxijiao_AAA, whole genome shotgun sequence genomic region, the following are encoded:
- the LOC135611705 gene encoding uncharacterized protein LOC135611705 isoform X2, whose translation MRKSTVTSGGRMLQAVGTQVGGGDLNGAGRAAKPTRVVVVSSPTATSPPGSPPWTSASARGWCSLPWFADGEDWERGDSGAADEIGVSERYVFETEPSKEEAEEAVSALQRFLVQVTLPQVAEDGSPISVPGVVEKEIVSIDEFERGCSAEFSTESESDWIEPAMHLFGSNSSQSKQCEKVYDAFNLLKISPSIQRMVVSLSSDKAIWDAVMKNEAVQELKKCFCEALKQFLSRKTSLELETMEQRVRMVTLTSPLDLCVGYFTAQRPK comes from the exons ATGAGGAAGTCGACGGTCACGAGTGGAGGGCGCATGCTCCAGGCGGTGGGGACGCAGGTCGGCGGCGGCGACCTCAACGGCGCCGGGCGAGCCGCGAAGCCTACGCGCGTCGTCGTGGTGTCGTCGCCCACCGCAACGTCGCCGCCGGGATCGCCCCCCTGGACCTCAGCATCGGCCAGAGGATGGTGCTCGCTTCCGTGGTTCGCGGACGGAGAGGATTGGGAACGCGGAGATTCGGGAGCGGCCGACGAGATCGGGGTCTCGGAGCGGTACGTGTTCGAGACGGAGCCGTCGAAGGAGGAGGCCGAGGAGGCGGTGTCCGCTCTCCAGCG GTTTCTTGTACAAGTCACATTGCCTCAGGTTGCAGAAGACGGATCTCCTATTTCGGTTCCGGGAGTAGTTGAGAAGGAGATTgtttcaattgatgagtttgaaaGAGGTTGCTCAGCTGAATTCTCCACAGAATCTGAGTCTGATTGGATTGAACCCGCGATGCACCTTTTCGGCTCAAACTCTTCTCAGTCGAAACAATGTGAGAAAGTTTATGATGCATTCAATTTACTGAAGATAAGTCCATCTATTCAG AGGATGGTTGTTTCACTCTCATCTGATAAAGCTATATGGGATGCTGTTATGAAGAACGAAGCAGTTCAGGAGCTGAAGAAGTGTTTCTGTGAAG CCTTGAAGCAGTTTCTTTCAAGGAAAACGAGCTTGGAA TTGGAGACGATGGAACAGCGAGTGCGGATGGTGACCCTGACATCGCCATTGGATCTCTGCGTTGGATACTTCACAGCACAAAGGCCAAAGTGA
- the LOC135611705 gene encoding uncharacterized protein LOC135611705 isoform X1, which produces MRKSTVTSGGRMLQAVGTQVGGGDLNGAGRAAKPTRVVVVSSPTATSPPGSPPWTSASARGWCSLPWFADGEDWERGDSGAADEIGVSERYVFETEPSKEEAEEAVSALQRFLVQVTLPQVAEDGSPISVPGVVEKEIVSIDEFERGCSAEFSTESESDWIEPAMHLFGSNSSQSKQCEKVYDAFNLLKISPSIQRMVVSLSSDKAIWDAVMKNEAVQELKKCFCEVGDDGTASADGDPDIAIGSLRWILHSTKAKVREFIDHITRLMNEIFHSQGTDDKTDSFNDAVRSSFMLSVMVFIVVVVIRIQRS; this is translated from the exons ATGAGGAAGTCGACGGTCACGAGTGGAGGGCGCATGCTCCAGGCGGTGGGGACGCAGGTCGGCGGCGGCGACCTCAACGGCGCCGGGCGAGCCGCGAAGCCTACGCGCGTCGTCGTGGTGTCGTCGCCCACCGCAACGTCGCCGCCGGGATCGCCCCCCTGGACCTCAGCATCGGCCAGAGGATGGTGCTCGCTTCCGTGGTTCGCGGACGGAGAGGATTGGGAACGCGGAGATTCGGGAGCGGCCGACGAGATCGGGGTCTCGGAGCGGTACGTGTTCGAGACGGAGCCGTCGAAGGAGGAGGCCGAGGAGGCGGTGTCCGCTCTCCAGCG GTTTCTTGTACAAGTCACATTGCCTCAGGTTGCAGAAGACGGATCTCCTATTTCGGTTCCGGGAGTAGTTGAGAAGGAGATTgtttcaattgatgagtttgaaaGAGGTTGCTCAGCTGAATTCTCCACAGAATCTGAGTCTGATTGGATTGAACCCGCGATGCACCTTTTCGGCTCAAACTCTTCTCAGTCGAAACAATGTGAGAAAGTTTATGATGCATTCAATTTACTGAAGATAAGTCCATCTATTCAG AGGATGGTTGTTTCACTCTCATCTGATAAAGCTATATGGGATGCTGTTATGAAGAACGAAGCAGTTCAGGAGCTGAAGAAGTGTTTCTGTGAAG TTGGAGACGATGGAACAGCGAGTGCGGATGGTGACCCTGACATCGCCATTGGATCTCTGCGTTGGATACTTCACAGCACAAAGGCCAAAGTGAGGGAGTTCATTGATCACATCACGAGGCTGATGAATGAGATCTTTCACTCGCAAGGGACTGATGACAAGACCGATTCCTTCAACGACGCTGTGCGTTCTTCGTTCATGCTCTCGGTGATGGTGTTCATTGTTGTCGTAGTTATACGTATCCAGAGATCATAA
- the LOC103985015 gene encoding coatomer subunit alpha-3 codes for MLTKFETKSNRVKGLSFHSKRPWVLASLHSGVIQLWDYRMGTLIDRFDEHDGPVRGVHFHKSQPLFVSGGDDYKIKVWNYKTHRCLFTLLGHLDYIRTVQFHDEHPWIVSASDDQTIRIWNWQSRTCISVLTGHNHYVMCASFHPKEDLVVSASLDQTIRVWDIGALRKKVAPADDILRLSQMNTDLFGGIDAVVKYVLEGHDRGVNWASFHPTLPLIVSGADDRQVKLWRMNDSKAWEVDTLRGHTNNVSCVMFHAKMEVIVSNSEDKSIRIWDANKRTGIQTIRREHDRFWILAAHPEMNLLAAGHDSGMIVFKLERERPAFSVSGDTLFYVKDRFLRLYEFSTQKDNQVVPIRKPGSVSLNQGPRTLSYSPTENAVLICSDVDGGTYELYIVPKDASGRSDYMQEAKKGAGGSAVFIARNRFAVLDRSSNQVVVKNLKNEIVKKGLLPVASDAIFYAGTGNVLCRAEDRVAIFDLQQRVVLGELQTPSVKYVIWSSDMESVALLSKHAIVIANKKLVHRCTLHETIRIKSGAWDDNGVFIYTTLNHIKYCMPNGDSGIIRTLEIPIYITKVSGSNIYCLDRDGKNQVISIDATEYIFKLSLLRKRYDLVMSMIRNSQLCGQAVIAYLQQKGFPEVALHFVKDEKTRFNLALESGNIQIAVASAKEIDDKDHWYRLGIEALRQGNTSIVEYAYQRTKNFERLSFLYLITGNTEKLSKMLKIAEIKNDIMGQFHNALYLGDIQERVKILENAGHLPLAYVTAATHGLKEVADRLATELGENVPSLPEGKPRSLLLPPAPLMCCGDWPLLRVMRGIFDNGLDLGRAGQEEEEDAPGADWGDEELDIVDIEGAMQNGDIVADTEDGEAIEENEEEGGWDLEDLELPADVDTPKAAGNSRSSLFVAPTPGMPVSQIWIQKSSLAGEHVAAGNFDTAMRLLSRQLAIKNFAPLKPLFMDLHAGSHTYLRALSTAPVISFAVEKGWSESASPNVRGPPALVFKFSQMDEKLKAAYRATTEGKFPDALRQFLNILHTIPLIVVDSRREVDEVKELIEISREYVLGLKIELKRKEIKDNLVQQQELAAYFTNCKLQKIHMRLVLTSAMTICYKGGNCSTAANFARMLLENSPTEVQAKKARQLLQHCGDKKDVNQLNYDYRNPFVVCGATFVPIYRGQKDVSCPYCGARFVPTIEGQLCAVCELAVVGVDASGLLCSPTQIR; via the exons ATGCTGACCAAGTTCGAGACCAAGAGCAACCGGGTGAAGGGGCTGAGCTTCCACAGCAAGCGCCCCTGGGTCCTTGCCAGCCTTCACAGCGGTGTGATCCAGCTATGGGACTACCGGATGGGCACGCTCATCGACCGATTCGACGAGCACGACGGTCCTGTTCGCGGCGTCCACTTCCATAAGTCGCAGCCCCTTTTCGTCTCTGGAG GGGATGATTACAAAATCAAGGTCTGGAATTATAAGACCCACCGCTGTTTGTTTACCCTTCTTGGGCACCTTGATTACATCCGCACGGtccaattccatgatgagcacccCTGGATTGTTAGTGCTAGTGATGATCAAACAATTAGGATTTGGAACTGGCAATCACGAACCTGCATTTCTGTATTGACTGGGCACAATCACTATGTCATGTGTGCCTCATTCCATCCGAAGGAAGACCTGGTTGTATCGGCTTCCCTTGATCAGACTATTCGTGTCTGGGATATTGGTGCTCTGAGGAAGAAGGTGGCACCAGCTGATGACATTCTGCGTCTGAGTCAGATGAACACAGATTTGTTTGGGGGAATTGATGCAGTTGTCAAATATGTCTTGGAAGGTCATGATCGTGGGGTCAATTGGGCATCGTTCCATCCTACTTTGCCCCTTATTGTGTCTGGTGCTGATGATCGGCAAGTGAAACTGTGGAGAATGAATG ATTCAAAGGCTTGGGAGGTGGACACACTGAGAGGGCACACAAACAATGTCTCTTGCGTGATGTTCCATGCAAAGATGGAAGTCATTGTATCCAACTCAGAGGACAAAAGCATTCGCATTTGGGATGCTAACAAACGCACAGGTATTCAGACAATTAGACGTGAACATGACCGCTTCTGGATTCTTGCTGCGCATCCAGAAATGAACCTTCTTGCGGCCGGTCATGATAGCGGCATGATCGTCTTCAAGTTGGAGAGAGAACGCCCTGCTTTCTCTGTCAGTGGTGATACTCTATTCTATGTCAAAGATCGCTTCTTGCGCTTATATGAGTTCTCAACCCAGAAGGATAATCAGGTTGTTCCTATAAGAAAGCCTGGTTCTGTCAGCTTAAACCAGGGACCTAGAACATTGTCTTATAGCCCTACCGAGAACGCTGTCTTGATATGTTCAGATGTGGATGGCGGAACTTATGAGCTATATATTGTTCCTAAAGATGCATCTGGCAGGAGTGACTATATGCAGGAAGCCAAAAAAGGAGCTGGTGGATCAGCAGTTTTTATAGCCCGCAATAGGTTTGCTGTTCTGGACAGGAGTAGTAATCAAGTGGTAGTGAAAAACCTGAAAAACGAGATTGTAAAGAAGGGTCTTCTTCCAGTTGCTAGTGATGCAATATTTTATGCTGGGACAGGTAATGTATTGTGCAGGGCTGAGGACAGGGTGGCCATCTTTGATCTTCAGCAGAGGGTTGTCCTTGGGGAGCTGCAGACTCCATCTGTCAAGTACGTTATTTGGTCAAGTGACATGGAGTCTGTTGCGTTGCTCAGTAAACATGCTATAGTCATTGCTAATAAGAAACTTGTGCATCGTTGCACACTGCATGAGACTATTCGTATAAAAAGTGGTGCCTGGGATGATAATGGTGTCTTCATTTACACGACATTAAATCACATCAAGTACTGCATGCCTAATGGGGACAGTGGAATCATTAGAACTCTGGAAATTCCTATTTACATAACCAAGGTATCTGGAAGCAATATCTATTGCTTGGATCGTGATGGGAAGAACCAGGTTATATCAATTGATGCTACGGAGTACATCTTCAAGCTTTCCCTGCTGCGAAAAAGATATGATCTTGTCATGAGTATGATCAGGAATTCACAGTTATGTGGGCAGGCTGTAATTGCGTATCTGCAACAGAAAGGCTTTCCTGAAGTTGCTCTCCATTTTGTCAAGGATGAGAAGACCCGGTTTAACCTGGCTCTTGAGAGTGGTAATATTCAAATTGCTGTTGCTTCAGCAAAAGAGATTGATGATAAAGACCATTGGTACAGGTTGGGCATTGAGGCCCTTCGACAAGGAAACACTAGCATTGTGGAATATGCATATCAGAGGACAAAGAACTTTGAGAGACTATCATTTCTTTATCTTATAACAGGGAACACAGAAAAGCTCTCGAAAATGCTGAAAATAGCTGAAATTAAGAATGATATCATGGGTCAGTTCCATAATGCACTGTATCTTGGCGACATTCAGGAACGTGTCAAAATATTGGAGAATGCTGGTCATTTGCCTCTTGCATATGTTACAGCAGCCACTCATGGACTGAAGGAGGTTGCTGATAGGCTTGCCACTGAGTTGGGAGAGAATGTTCCATCACTACCCGAAGGAAAACCACGATCTCTTCTACTGCCTCCTGCACCGCTCATGTGCTGTGGGGATTGGCCATTACTAAGGGTAATGAGAGGTATATTTGATAATGGTTTGGATTTGGGGAGGGCAGgacaggaggaagaggaggatgctCCTGGTGCTGACTGGGGTGATGAGGAACTGGACATTGTTGACATCGAGGGAGCAATGCAGAATGGTGACATAGTTGCAGATACTGAGGATGGCGAAGCAATTGAAGAGAATGAAGAGGAAGGAGGGTGGGACTTGGAAGATCTGGAATTACCAGCTGATGTGGATACACCGAAAGCTGCAGGCAATTCTCGCTCTTCTTTATTTGTTGCTCCTACACCTGGGATGCCAGTTAGTCAGATCTGGATCCAGAAATCATCACTTGCTGGGGAACACGTGGCAGCTGGAAACTTTGACACTGCTATGCGCTTGCTCAGCCGGCAGTTGGCTATAAAGAACTTTGCACCATTGAAGCCATTATTCATGGATCTTCATGCAGGCAGTCATACCTATCTGCGTGCTCTTTCCACTGCACCGGTTATTTCATTTGCTGTTGAAAAAGGgtggagtgagtctgctagtcctAACGTAAGGGGTCCACCAGCACTTGTATTCAAGTTCTCACAGATGGATGAGAAACTTAAGGCAGCTTATCGAGCCACGACAGAAGGAAAGTTCCCTGATGCTTTGCGTCAATTTCTTAATATTTTGCACACTATCCCCCTTATTGTTGTTGACTCAAGGAGGGAAGTTGATGAAGTGAAGGAGCTGATTGAGATATCCAGAGAGTATGTTCTAGGTTTGAAAATTGAGCTTAAAAGAAAGGAAATCAAAGACAATTTGGTTCAACAGCAAGAGCTGGCAGCCTATTTTACAAATTGTAAGCTTCAGAAGATCCACATGAGGCTTGTCCTCACAAGCGCTATGACTATCTGCTACAAGGGAGGGAACTGCTCTACAGCAGCCAATTTTGCCAGGATGCTTCTGGAGAACAGCCCAACAGAAGTCCAAGCAAAAAAGGCTAGGCAATTGCTGCAACATTGTGGTGACAAGAAAGATGTTAACCAACTTAATTATGATTACAGGAACCCATTCGTGGTTTGTGGGGCTACTTTTGTTCCAATCTACCGTGGGCAGAAGGATGTTTCTTGCCCTTATTGTGGGGCTCGGTTTGTGCCAACCATCGAAGGGCAGCTTTGTGCTGTTTGTGAGCTTGCAGTGGTAGGGGTGGATGCATCTGGCCTGCTCTGCTCTCCTACACAGATAAGATAA